DNA from Leptospira terpstrae serovar Hualin str. LT 11-33 = ATCC 700639:
CTGATTGTAGACTCCCATCTTCATTCACCTGAACAAGAAGTACTACTTGTTTTTCAACAATGTTTGCAGCTTTTGCTTGAGGAGGAAAGTATTCCTTTAAGTCAAAGTCAATGATGGCCGTCGGCATCTTGTCTCCGTTAAACGAAAAAAGATATCCGTCTTTGTCTGTTCCGTTGCCTGAAAGTTGGTTTGGATTGATGTCTGAATTGTCAGGTTCATCGGCTTTGTCTTTATTGCTTCCTTCCACCCATTCCTGTTTTTCTATAGGAGCCGGAGAGGAGGTTCCACCAATGAGTTCGGGAGGAATTTCTTCAAAACTGACATCGACATCTTCGAAGTTAGATTCTTCTACTACTTCATCACCCCGTAATTGGCTAATTTTATAACCAGCGTAAGTTGCGGTATGGACAAACAAACTACCGATCAAACAAACATGAAATAAACGTTCTCTATTTTGTTTGATAGAATGTTTGAATGATTCCAATAGTTCCGCAAGGCGATTCATTTTTTTACACTGAGGGCAATTTTAGTCACACCCGCTTTTCGGATGATTCCCATCAGCTCCGTAATTTTCCCATAAGGAAGGCTTTCATCAGCAGAAAGAGTCAAGCGCATGTTAGGTCTAATTTTTGCTTCCCTTTCGAGATTTCTCACTAAACCTGAAATATCCGTATCTTTTCCCTCTAAGAGAATAGCACCTGTTTTTGTTAAAGCTACTTGCACCGATTCGGCAACGTTCGGATCTGCAGCTTGTACTTT
Protein-coding regions in this window:
- a CDS encoding ExbD/TolR family protein, translating into MAGASGSQDEEIGSINITPMVDVILVLLVIFMVTANFLKKESLNINLPKVQAADPNVAESVQVALTKTGAILLEGKDTDISGLVRNLEREAKIRPNMRLTLSADESLPYGKITELMGIIRKAGVTKIALSVKK